One Pseudomonas sp. B21_DOA genomic window, GTTTTTCTCGCAGGGCGCCCAGCGGCCTGCTTCAGAACTACGAATTTAAGGCGTAAACCTATGAGCGAGTTGTTGTCCTCAGTCAGTGATCACCTGTTGGCACCCGGCGGTGTCACGATCGAGAGCCTGCAAGGCGTGCTCGGCGATCTGGCCGGGCCGGGCATCGATGCCGCCGACCTGTATTTCCAAGGCCAGATTTCCGAGTCGTGGGCGCTGGAAGACGGCATCGTCAAGGAAGGCAGCTTCAATCTCGACCAAGGTGTCGGCGTGCGAGCGCAGTCCGGTGAGAAAACCGGTTTTGCCTACAGCAACGCGATCACCCTCGAAGCCCTCGGTGCAGCGGCCCGCGCCGCGCGTTCGATCTCACGTGCCGGGCAGAACGGCACCGTGCAGGCATTCACCAGCCAGGACGTCGCGCAACTGTACGCGCCCGATAACCCGCTGGAAGTGCTCAGCCGCGCGGAAAAAGTCGAGTTGCTCAAACGCATCGACGTCGCCACCCGCGCACTCGATCCACGGATTCAGCAGGTCAGCGTGAGCATGGCCGGGGTTTGGGAGCGGATTCTGGTGGCATCCACTGATGGCGGTCTGGCCGCCGATGTGCGCCCACTGGTGCGTTTCAACGTCAGCGTCATCGTTGAGCAGAACGGCCGGCGCGAACGCGGCGGACATGGCGGCGGCGGACGTACCGATTACCGCTACTTCCTCGCTGAAGACCGCGCTATGGGCTACGCCCGCGAAGCGCTGCGCCAGGCACTGGTCAATCTCGAAGCGATTCCGGCGCCGGCCGGTACCTTGCCGGTGGTGCTGGGCTCCGGCTGGTCCGGCGTGCTGCTGCACGAAGCGGTCGGTCACGGTCTGGAAGGCGATTTCAACCGCAAGGGCAGCTCGGCCTACAGCGGGCGCATGGGTGAAATGGTTGCCTCCAAGCTTTGCACCATCGTCGATGACGGCACCTTGAGTGGCCGTCGCGGTTCGCTCAGCGTCGATGACGAAGGCACGCCGACCGAGTGCACCACGCTGATCGAAAACGGCGTACTCAAGGGCTATATGCAAGACAAGCTCAATGCGCGGCTAATGGGCGTGGCGCGCACCGGTAACGGTCGCCGCGAATCCTACGCGCACCTGCCGATGCCACGGATGACCAACACCTACATGCTCGGTGGCGAAAGTGATCCAGCGGAAATCATCGCTTCGGTGAAGAAGGGCATCTACTGCGCCAACCTCGGCGGCGGTCAGGTCGATATCACCAGCGGCAAGTTCGTATTCTCCACCAGCGAGGCCTATTTGATCGAGGACGGCAAGATCACCGCACCGGTCAAAGGCGCGACGTTGATCGGCAACGGTCCCGAGGCGATGAGCCGGGTGTCGATGGTCGGTAACGATCTGGCGCTGGACAGCGGTGTGGGTACGTGTGGCAAGGATGGGCAGTCGGTGCCGGTGGGTGTCGGCCAGCCAACGCTGAAAATCGATGCGATTACCGTGGGTGGCACGGGCGCATAAGAGAGGCGGGGCTTTCGGGTGGCGCGCAGGACGGCCACCCGGTGGCGATTATCAACGCAGGCCGCGTTGAGTCTCGTCCAGCTCCCGAATGTATTTGAAGATCTTGCGGCTCGAAGCAGGTGGTTTGTTTTGCGCAACCTCATGCTGGGCCTGACGGATCAGGGAACGCAATTGCTGGCGATCGGCGTCCGGGTACTCGATGACGAATTTCTCCAGCACGGCGTCATCGCCCGCGATCAGGCGGTCACGCCAGCGTTCCAGATTATGGAAACGCTCGTTGTACTGGCGAGTGGAGGCATCGAGTTGATCGAGCAGAGTCAGAATCGCATCAGTGTCCTGGTCGCGCATCAGTTTGCCGATGAACTGCAAATGCCGTTTACGCGCGATGTTCGCGGTGTGCTTGGGCGCATCGGCCAATGCCCGGCGCAAAGCGTCGGTCAACGGCAGTTTGGCGACCAGATCAGGCTTGAGTGTGGTCAGGCGCTCGCCGAGGTCAACCAGCGCATGCAGCTCGCGTTTGACCTGAGATTTGCTTTTTCTCCCGTATCGAGGGAGTCGTCGTAAGAATCAACCATGGTGGCAGTCCGCAAAGAAACGCCGCCATGATAACCAGTCGGGGGCCGCTTGTCCGGCCCGGTCGCTCGATGACCCCAGCCGAAAGCAGAATTTGAGTGGAGATGAGCATGAGTGCAGTTCAAAGCGTCGGCCCGCAGGCATTGCCGGCACTGCAAGAACAGGTCGAGCAGATCATCGCCGAAGCCAAGCGCCAGGGCGCCAGCGCCTGTGAAGTCGCGGTGTCGCTGGAGCAGGGGCTGTCGACTTCGGTGCGTCAGCGCGAGGTCGAAACCGTTGAATTCAATCGTGATCAGGGTTTTGGTATCACCCTGTACGTCGGCCAGCGCAAGGGCTCGGCCAGCACCTCGGCCACCGGGCCGGAGGCGATTCGTGAAACGGTCGCAGCAGCACTGGCCATCGCCAAGCACACTTCCGAAGATGAAGCCTCGGGTCTCGCCGACGCCGCATTGATGGCCAGGGATGTGCAGGATTTCGACCTGTTTCACGAGTGGGACATCACCCCGGAGCAAGCTATCGAGAAGGCGTTGCTCTGTGAGGCAGCGGCGTTCGACGCCGATGCGCGGATCAAGAACGCCGACGGCACCACCCTCAGCACCCATCAGGGCTGCCGGGTTTATGGCAACAGCCATGGTTTCATCGGCGGTTACGCATCGACCCGGCACAGCCTGAGTTGCGTGATGATCGCTGAAGCCGAAGGCCAGATGCAGCGCGATTACTGGTATGACGTCAATCGTCAGGGCAGTCTGCTCGCCGATCCGGTGAGCATCGGCCAGCGGGCCGCGCAACGTGCAGCCAGCCGTCTGGGCGCGCGGCCGGTGCCGACATGCGAGGTGCCGGTACTGTTTTCCGCCGAGCTTGCGGGTGGCCTGTTCGGCAGCTTCCTCTCGGCCGCGTCGGGCGGCAGCCTGTATCGCAAATCGTCGTTTCTCGAAGGCACGCTGGGGCAGAAGTTGTTCCCGGAATGGCTGACCATCGATGAGCGTCCGCATCTGATGCGTGCCATGGGCAGTGCTTCCTACGACGGTGATGGCCTGGCGACCTACGCAAAACCGTTCGTCGAAAAAGGCGAGTTGGTCTCATACATCCTCGGCACCTACTCCGGGCGCAAACTGGGCATGCCGAGCACCGCCAACGCAGGTGGGGTGCACAACCTGTTCGTCACCCATGGCGACGAGGATCAGGCAGCGCTGCTGAAGCGCATGGGCCGAGGTCTGCTGGTCACCGAGTTGATGGGCCATGGCCTGAACATGGTCACCGGCGACTATTCGCGTGGCGCGGCGGGCTTCTGGGTGGAGAACGGCGAGATCCAGTTCGCTGTGCAGGAAGTGACCATCGCCGGCAACATGCGCGACATGTTCAAGCAGATTGTCGCGGTGGGTAATGATCTGGAGCTGCGCAGCAACATCCGCACCGGCTCGGTGTTGATCGAGCGGATGACTGTCGCCGGCAGCTAACCCCGGCCGTTACACAAAAAAGGCGCGCCACCTCATCGGGTGGTGCGCCTTTTTTATGATTGCATAAATCCCCTGTGGGAGCGGGCTTGCTCGCGAATGCGGTCTTTCAGTCAGAACATCTCCGGCTGGACACACCGCATTCGCGAGCAAGCCCGCTCCCACGGATTGCGTGCATGTCTGCTTGTGTTGGTTCTCATTATCATCTAATAATAAATCTCATCTCCGAACGAGTCCCGGATCATGAGTTCTGCCTTGCATGAGCAGCCCTACCTCGAAAGCTGGCGCTGGATGAGCCGCCAGATCCGTTGCGCGCTGGATCCCGACGAACCGCGCCTGATCGAACATTACCTCGCCGAAGGGCGCTATCTGTCCTGTTGCACAGCCATTTCGCCCTGGACTGTCGCCGAAACGTCTTTTCGTCTGCTGCTCGACACTGCCACCGATGTCGCGTTGCCGTGGCATTGGCGCAGCCTCTGTGTCGATCAAGCCTGGCGTCCCTTGCGTGAAATGGAACGCCTGTCGCTATGCCAATGCCGCGTGCGGCGCTGGCAACGCTACACCTGGCAACTCGCCACTTGCGAGTTGCAACCGTCGATTCCTCTCATTGATTTGCTGCAAGGACATTCGCATGACCAAGACACGTATTGAACGCGACAGCATGGGCGAACTGCAGGTGCCGGTCGATGCGCTCTATGGCGCGCAGACCCAGCGCGCCGTGGACAACTTCCCGATCAGCGGAAAACCGATGCCGACGCAGTTCATTCGCGCATTGATCCTCGCCAAAGCCGCCGCCGCCCGCGCCAATGTCGAGCTGAACCAGATCAGCGCGGCCCAGGGCAAAGCCATCAGTGATGCCGCGCAGGGTCTGCTCGAAGGTGATTTCATGCAGCACTTCCCGGTGGACATCTTCCAGACCGGGTCTGGCACCAGCTCGAACATGAACGCCAACGAAGTGATTGCCACGCTGGCCAGCCGCATGCTCGATGAACCGGTCAACGCCAACGATCACGTCAATTGCGGGCAAAGCAGCAACGACATCATCCCGACCACCATCCACGTCAGCGCCGCGCTAGTGCTGCATGAACAACTGCTGCCGGCGCTGTTGCATCTGGTCCAGGTCATCGAGCGCAAGGCCGAGCAGGTGCATCACCACGTCAAAACCGGGCGCACCCATCTGATGGACGCGATGCCGGTACGCATGAGCCAAGTGCTCAACGGCTGGGCGCAGCAGCTCAAGGCCAACATTGCGCATCTGCAGGATTTGCTGCCGAGTCTGCAAGCACTGGCGCAGGGCGGCACGGCGGTGGGTACCGGGATCAATGCGCATCCGGAATTCGCCGCTCGATTCAGTCGGCACCTGAGCCAACTGACCGACGTGCAATTCACTCCGGGCAAAAATCTGTTCGCGTTGATTGGCTCGCAGGACACCGCCGTCGCCGTCTCCGGGCAGCTCAAGGCCACCGCAGTATCACTGATGAAAATCGCCAACGACCTGCGCTGGATGAACTCAGGTCCCTTGGCCGGTCTCGGCGAAATTGAACTCGAAGCGCTGCAACCGGGGTCGTCGATCATGCCCGGCAAAGTCAACCCGGTGATCCCGGAAGCCACCGCGATGGTCGCTGCGCAAGTGATTGGCAACGACTCGGTGATCACCGTCGCCGGTCAATCCGGCAATTTCGAACTGAACGTGATGCTGCCGATCATCGCGCAGAACCTGCTGAGCAGCATCGAACTGCTGGCCAACTCCAGTCGCCTGCTCGCCGACAAGGCAATCGCTACTTTCAAGGTCAACGAATCGCGCCTGCAAGAAGCGTTGTCGCGCAACCCGATTCTGGTCACCGCGCTCAACCCCATCATCGGTTATCAGAAAGCCGCTGAAATCGCCAAGCAGGCCTACAAGGAAGGCCGCGCGGTGATCGACGTCGCTCTGGAACACACCGACCTGTCGCGCAGCCAACTGGCAGAGTTGCTCAACCCCGAGAAACTCACCGCCGGCGGCGTGTAAACCCCGTAACCGCTTTGGAGGCTCACCATGGAGCACTGGAAACGCACGATCGAACGGGCCAATCGCTGTTTCATGCTGGGCGAGCTGATCGACGCCCGTGAGGCTTACCTGCAAGCGCTGGCCCTGGCGCAAGTGTTGTTCGAACGCTGGGCGGATGCCGACGAAGCGGTGGCGGCCTGCGTCGTCTCTCACCACAACCTCGCCGACCTGCATCTGCGCCTGAATCAACCGGAGGAGAGCGCCGAATACCTCTGCGCCATCCACCAACGCCTGTTGCAGACCATGCAGGACGAACGGCTGCGTCCGGCCCTGCGTGAAGCGGCATTGCGCCAGAGCAGCAAGACTTACGTCGAACTGCTGAATTTCATCAGCGAGCACGGCGAATACCCGCGCACCCAGCGCCTGCTGCATCCGGACACCGGCAATGCTCGCCGCGCCTCAAATTCTCATCAGTATGGAGTCCATTGAAATGGCTTTTACCTTGCCTGCCTTGCCTTACGCCTACGATGCCCTCGAGCCGCACATCGATGCGCAGACCATGGAGATCCATTACACCAAGCATCACCAGACCTACATCAACAACCTCAACGCCGCCGTAGAAGGGACCGAGTTTGCTGAATGGCCGGTGGAAAAACTCGTCGCCAGTGTCCAGCAACTGCCGGAAAAGCTTCGCGCGGCGGTGATCAATCAGGGCGGCGGCCACGCCAACCATTCGCTGTTCTGGGAAGTCATGGTGCCCAACGGTGGCGGCAAGCCCGACGGCGCGCTGGCCACGGCTATTGATGAGCAACTGGGCGGACTCGACAGCTTCAAGGAAGCCTTCACCAAAGCCGCGCTCACCCGTTTCGGCAGCGGTTGGGCGTGGCTCAGCGTGACCCCGGAGAAAAACTGGTCGTGGAAAGCAGCGGCAATCAGGACAGCCCGTTGATGAACGGCAATACCCCAATCCTCGGTCTCGACGTCTGGGAGCACGCCTACTACTTGCGCTACCAGAACCGTCGCCCGGAATACATCAGCGCGTTCTACAACGTGATCAACTGGCCGGAAGTTGCTGCGCGCTATCAGGCCGCGCTGGTTTAAGCCTTCCATAAAAACAATCAGGGCTGAGTATGGGCACGCAAACACTGGCGATTGGCAGCGGGCGCATGTTTCGTTACGCGGTGGGTTCACTGTTGCTGTTGGCGGGGATGACTTTACTGGTCGCCCACGGTTTGCAATGGCTGAATCTGGAACCGAGGCTGTTGCGCGCCTTGCAGGGCGGTGCTATCTGCGCATTGGGCACGGCGCTTGGCGCGGTGCCGGTGCTGGTGATCCGGCGCATGCCGCAGGCACTCAGCGACACCTTGCTGGGATTTGGTGCCGGGGTGATGCTGGCGGCGACCGCATTTTCGTTGATCGTGCCGGGGATTGCTGCGGCCGAAAGTCTTGGTCTGACGCCGTGGGCTGCCAGTGGCCTGATCTGTTTCGGCATCCTGCTCGGCGCGTTTGGCCTGTATCTGGTAGATCGCAGGGTTTCCGGTGCCTCGCCGGAGATGCTCGTCGGCACGCTCGACCATCCGGTGATTCCACCGCGAATCTGGCTGTTCGTGTTCGCCATCATTGCGCACAACATTCCGGAAGGTATGGCGGTCGGCGTATCTGCCGGCGGCGGCATGCCGGACGCCGACAGCCTGGCGATGGGCATCGCTCTGCAGGATGTGCCGGAAGGACTGGTGATTGCTTTGGTGCTGGCCGGGGCAGGAATGTCACGGGTCAGGGCGTTTCTGATCGGCGCGGCGTCGGGGTTGGTTGAGCCGGTGTTTGCGCTGTTGTGTGCGTGGCTAGTGAGTCTGGCTCAGGTACTGTTGCCGCTGGGGCTGGCACTGGCGGCCGGGGCGATGTTGCTGGTAGTGACCCACGAAGTGATCCCGGAGTCGCGCCGTCACGGGCATGACAAACTGGCGAGTCTTGGCTTGTTGATCGGGTTTTGTCTGATGATGGTGATGGATACGGCGTTGGGTTGAAAGAAGATCAAAAGGTCGCAGCCTGCGGCAGCTCCCACCTTGGAATGCGTTTCCTGTAGGAGCTCCGCAGGCTGCGATCTTTTGACTTTGGCTATCAGCCACCTTCGTCGAAGTAGTTGTTGATCAACGCTACCAGCGCATCCATGGCTTCCTGCTCTTGATGCCCTTCAGTACTCAAATAAATTTTGGTGCCCTTGCCCGCCGCGAGCATCATCATTGCCATGATGCTCTTGCCGTCGACAGTCGTTTCAGGTGTGCGTCCCACTCTGATCGTGCAGTCTGGATACTGACCGGCCACGCCGACGAACTTGGCCGATGCCCGGGCATGCAGGCCCAGCTTATTGATGATTTCGATTTCACGAGCAGGCATCGCGGTGTGGATCCTTTAGGTGAGGTCGCGGTGGCGAACCTGGACGTTCTTCAAGGTTTTCTGCAGAGCCTGACCCAGGCGTTCGGTCAGGTAGACGGAGCGGTGATGCCCGCCGGTGCAGCCAATGGCAACGGTGACGTAGGCGCGGTTGCTCGCGGCGAAACGTGGCAGCCATTTGTTCAGATAAGCGTAGATGTCCTGATACATTTCTTCGACATCGGGCTGCTGGGCCAAATACTCTGCCACCGGTGCATCGAGGCCCGACTGCGCGCGCAGCTCCGGTTTCCAGTACGGATTGGGCAGGCAACGCACATCGAAGACCAGATCGGCATCGACCGGCATGCCGCGCTTGAAGCCGAACGATTCAACCAGGAACGCCGTGCCGGGCTCAGGCTGATTCAACAGGCGCAACTTCAGGGTGTCGCGCAGCTGGTACAGATTGAGATGGGTGGTGTTGATTTTCAGGTCGGCCAGATCGGCGATCGGGCCGAGCAGGGCGCTTTCATCGTGAATCGCTTCAGCCAGTGAGCGATTGGCGTTACTCAACGGGTGACGACGACGGGTCTCGGAAAAACGCTTGAGCAGGGTTTCTTCGTCGGCGTCCAGATACAGCACATCGCACTTGATATGTTTGGCACGGACGTCTTCGAGCAATTCAGGAAAGCGTGACAGATGGCTGGGCAAGTTGCGTGCATCGATCGACACGGCGACCAGCGGCTGCGCCAGCTCCGTGTGGATCAGCGCCCGCTCGGCCAGTTCCGGCAGCAAACCAGCCGGCAGGTTGTCGATGCAGTAGTAGCCGTTGTCCTCAAGGACATTCAGGGCGGTACTTTTGCCCGAGCCCGAACGGCCACTGACGATGATCAAGCGCATGATTAGTGCCCGTTCTGCTCGTCCAGTACAACCTGGTACAAGGCTTCGTTGCTCGCGGCGCTGCGCAGTTTTTCGCGCACTTCCTTGCGGTCGAGCATGCTGGCGATCTGGCGCAGCAACTCCAGATGCGCATCAGTCGCGGCCTCCGGGACCAGCAGCACGAAGAGCAGGTCGACCGGGGCGCCGTCGATGGCGTCGAAATCGATCGGGGCTTCCAGGTGCAGCAGGGCGCTGACTGGCGCCGTGCAGCCCTTGAGGCGGCAATGGGGAATGGCGATGCCGTTGCCGAAACCGGTGGAACCGAGTTTTTCACGGGCGATCAGCGCCTCGAAGACATCCTGCATCGCCAGATCCGGCACTTCGCGGTGGATCAGGTTGGCAATCTGTTCAAGGGCTTTTTCTTGCTGCCGCCCGGCGCGTTCACTTGGGAACGGCCGGGGGTCAGGATGGTTTCAAGTCGGATCATGGGATAGGGGTGTTAACGACCGGTTGCGCCCTGGAGGAGGCTCTGGGTCTTTTCCTTATGCTTTTTGAGTTGGCGATCCAGCTTGTCGGTGAGTGAGTCGATCGCAGCGTACATGTCAGTATCTTCTGCGTTGGCGACCACTTCGCTGCCGGGGATATGCAAGGTGGCTTCGATCTTCTGCTTCAGCTTTTCGACGCACATCGTGACCTGCACGTTGGTGATCTTGTCGAAATGTCGCTCCAGTCGTTGGAGTTTTTCCTCGATGTAGGAACGCAGAGGTTGGGTCACTTCCAGTTGGTGTCCACTGATGTTGACTTGCATACAGCTTCTCCTTCGTTGCCAGTGCATAAAGCGGCAGGCCGAAAAGCCTGCCACTGGAACGCTGTAACGTGGCTTACATCAACCGCTTGCGTTCGCTCGAAGGCGCGATTCCGAGGGATTCGCGGTACTTGGCGACGGTGCGGCGAGCCACCTGAATGCCTTGTGCCTCCAGTAAACCAGCGATCTTGCTGTCACTCAACGGCTTTTTCTGATTTTCCGCGGCGACCAGTTTCTTGATGATCGCGCGGATCGCTGTGGACGAGCATTCGCCGCCTTCGGAGGTGCTGACGTGGCTGGAGAAAAAGTATTTCAGCTCATAAATACCGCGCGGGGTATGCATGAATTTTTGCGTGGTTACCCGGGAAATCGTTGATTCGTGCATGCCGACCGCTTCGGCGATGTCATGCAATACCAGCGGCTTCATCGCTTCGTCGCCGTATTCGAGGAAGCCGCGCTGATGTTCGACGATCTGCGTGGCGACTTTCATCAGGGTTTCGTTACGGCTTTGCAGGCTCTTGATGAACCAGCGGGCTTCCTGCAACTGATTGCGCATGAAAGTGTTGTCGGCGCTGGTGTCGGCACGCTTCACAAACCCGGCGTACTGGGCGTTGACGCGCAGACGTGGCACCGATTCCTGGTTCAGCTCGACCAGCCAGCGCTCGTTGTCCTTGCGCACGATCACATCGGGAATAACGTATTCGGCTTCGGTCGATTCGATCTGTGAGCCCGGACGCGGATTGAGGCTCTGCACCAGCTCGATGACCTGGCGCAACTCGTCTTCCTTGAGCTTCATCCGGCGCATCAACTGGCTGTAATCGCGGCTGCCGAGCAAGTCGATGTAATCGGTAACCAGACGCTTGGCTTCGCTCAGCCACGGCGTCTTGGCTGGCAGTTGGCGCAGTTGCAGAAGCAGGCATTCGCTGAGGTTGCGTGCGCCGATCCCGGCGGGTTCGAATTGCTGGATGCGATGCAGAACGGCTTCGATTTCATCGAGCTCGATGTCCAGTTCCGGATCGAATGCTTCGAGAATCTCTTCGAGCGTTTCGTCCAGGTAGCCCTGATTGTTGATGCAGTCGATCAGGGTCACGGCGATCAGGCGATCGGTGTCGGACATCGGTGCCAGGTTCAGTTGCCAGAGCAGATGGCTCTGCAGGCTCTCGCCGGCGGACGTGCGGGTGGTGAAATCCCATTCGTCGTCATCGCTGCTGGGCAGGCTGCTGGCGCTGGTCTGGTAGACGTCTTCCCAGGCGGTATCCACCGGCAATTCGTTGGGGATGCGCTCGTTCCATTCGCCATCCTCGAGGTTATCCACCGTCGGGGCGGTTTCCTGATAGGAGGGTTCCTGAATCTCGGCGGGCTTCTGTTCGGCGTTGTCGGCCAGAGGATCGGCGTTGTCGAAGTCGTCGCCTTCGTCCTGGCGTTCGAGCATCGGGTTGGATTCCAGAGCCTCCTGGATCTCCTGTTGCAGGTCCAGGGTCGACAATTGGAGCAGACGGATGGCCTGTTGCAGCTGCGGCGTCATCGTCAGCTGCTGGCCCATTCTCAAGACTAGCGATGGTTTCATGGCAGGGGCTTAACACCTTATTCGCCGGCGCTTTGCGCCATCCACTACAGGGCGCCGAAGCGCCAAACTTAAGCAAATTATATGCCTGAAACTGAAGTGTTTGCCTAGAGCGCTGTAACAATTAAAGCGGATAAATGCGCCTTGAATCGATACAGCGCTGTCGCGCTTACAGGCGGAACTCGTGACCCAGATACACTTCCTTGACCAGATCGTTGGCCAGGATGGTCTCGGCATCGCCTTCAGCGATCAATTGACCGTCGTTGACGATGTAAGCGGTTTCGCAGATATCCAGTGTCTCGCGGACGTTGTGGTCGGTGATCAGCACACCGATGCCCTTGGCCTTGAGGTGGTGAATGATCTGCTTGATGTCGCCCACCGAGATCGGGTCGACACCGGCGAACGGTTCGTCGAGCAGGATGAATTTCGGCGCAGTCGCCAACGCACGAGCGATTTCCACCCGGCGACGCTCACCACCGGACAGGCTCATGCCAAGGTTGTCGCGGATGTGGCTGATGTGGAATTCCTGCAGCAGGCTTTCCAGCTCCTTGCGACGACCGGCCTTGTCCAGTTCCGGACGCGTCTCGAGGATCGCCATGATGTTGTCGGCAACCGACAGTTTGCGGAAGATCGACGCTTCTTGCGGCAGATAGCCGATACCCGCCTTGGCGCGGCCGTGCATCGGCTGGTGGCTGACGTCCAGGTCATCGATCAGCACACGGCCCTGATCGGCCTGCACCAGGCCGACGATCATGTAGAAGCACGTCGTCTTGCCGGCGCCGTTCGGGCCGAGCAAGCCGACGATCTGCCCGCTGTCGATCGACAGGCTGACGTCACGCACGACCTGGCGGCTTTTATAGGCCTTGGCCAGGTGCTGAGCTTTCAGAGTTGCCATTACTGGGATTTCTCTTCGGTTTTCTTCTTCGGCTGGATCACCATGTCAATGCGCGGACGCGATTCGGTGACCTTGCTGCCCGTGGCGCGACCGGCGCTGGCCAGTTTCTTCACGGTGTCGTAGACGATTTTTTCGCCCTGGGTGACGTTGTTATCCTTGTCGATAACCTTGGCCTTGTCGATCAGCACCACCCGGTTCTGCTGGGCGTGGTATTGAATCGTCACGCCGTAGCCCTTGACCGGGTTGGCGTCGCCCTGGGTCTGCAGCTGCTCGAAGTAAGCCAGGTTGCCCACCGAGGTCACCACGTCGATGTCGCCATTGGGCGCGCGCGTCATGGTCACGGTGTTGCCTTTAACGATCATCGAACCCTGGGTAATGATCACGTCACCTTTATAGGTGGCGATGCCATTCTTGTCGTCCAGTTGGGCGTCGTCGGCCTGAATGCGGATAGGCTGCTGCTGATCGTTCGGCAGGGACCAGGCGCTCGCGCTTCCCAGTGCTGCGCCCAGACTGAGCAAAATAGGGAGGGTTTTAACGAGCCTCATACTGTCCTCTTACGTTCGATTGCAGGTGTATCCTGCTGTCCTTCAGGTACGCTTTCATTCCGACGCCAGTCGATACGCCACCAGCGCCCTCGATTCTAACGGGTTGCGCAGTCTGCGCATATTCCTGCTGCGG contains:
- the lptB gene encoding LPS export ABC transporter ATP-binding protein, translating into MATLKAQHLAKAYKSRQVVRDVSLSIDSGQIVGLLGPNGAGKTTCFYMIVGLVQADQGRVLIDDLDVSHQPMHGRAKAGIGYLPQEASIFRKLSVADNIMAILETRPELDKAGRRKELESLLQEFHISHIRDNLGMSLSGGERRRVEIARALATAPKFILLDEPFAGVDPISVGDIKQIIHHLKAKGIGVLITDHNVRETLDICETAYIVNDGQLIAEGDAETILANDLVKEVYLGHEFRL
- the lptA gene encoding lipopolysaccharide transport periplasmic protein LptA; amino-acid sequence: MRLVKTLPILLSLGAALGSASAWSLPNDQQQPIRIQADDAQLDDKNGIATYKGDVIITQGSMIVKGNTVTMTRAPNGDIDVVTSVGNLAYFEQLQTQGDANPVKGYGVTIQYHAQQNRVVLIDKAKVIDKDNNVTQGEKIVYDTVKKLASAGRATGSKVTESRPRIDMVIQPKKKTEEKSQ